atttatagctttggaaaccctacgggacaggtctactctgtcctgtaggaccactatgagtccaaatcaacttgatgacagtgggtttgattttttgtttgggtggcacaattgttaagcacctgccagctaaccaaaaggttggcaaactcaccagccaatctgcaagagaaagacctggcaatctgctcccataaagattacagcctaggaaatcctattggGTCAGTTCTTctgtgccttatagggtcactgtgagtcggaattgactcaataccaCACAACCACAACAAAAGTGTATGATACATTACATTCCAGAAAACTGGGGCTCAGACAGGTTAAGTTCATTAACCAGGATCACACATATATCCTGGCAGAATTTACATTCAGTGAGGAAATTTATATTGCATGCGTGTGAAATTTCTTATGTTTCATATTTTAGatctttaaaaagttttaatgCATGTTTTGTTCCCCAAATTACACTCTCTTGCTCCCTGGACTGTCTTTTATTACTGGATACTCTCTCCTTTCTGCTTGTTTTCACTTAATTTTGGTCTTTAGACACTGAGAGAGTGAAATTTTCTGATCCActtttatttttccatcttttgacaaAACTGGTCCAGACTATTCTACTCACTCATTGCATTTAGATTATCTGTGCATCCCTAGAGGCTCATTATGTTCCTGTGCCCCCAGTATAGAATCACAAACTAATATCTCCAAGATGTAACATTGTTGGAGGTTCCGGGTCCACATATGCATCAACCAACGAGGTGTCTGCCTTTAGAAGTTTCATGGGCACCTTCGAGTGAACATCTGTTTTCCCCTCTTGTTCAAGCTTCTGGTGAGAGAATCCCTTGTCCTCCATGTCTCCACATAACAGGAAACATGACTGAAATTCATTAGCCATGATCACTGTTTCTATGTCTTTCTCTGGAAAATTGAAAGCTCTAAGAGGTTAGGAATCGTGTTTGCTTTATTTACCTCTGTATTCCAGAATAGTCACATACTCGGCCGTAGAGACATGCTGTTTTTAAATATCACTTGactagaatgaatgaatgagtaaatttcTCATCCATTTTTCACACTGAGATGCAAATTcaggttatttccttttttaagaaaaagcaaaaaaaacatCTTCTGTCAAGGAATTtaataaatcaaacaaaaaataattagaCAAAATGTAAGGGTGAACATATTTTGTCATGCTTTAATATGTGATGAACCTGAACATGATATTCTATGAAGCAAAACTATTTTAATATCcaacataattgttgttgttgagtcggttccgactcatagcgacactatgcacaaaacaacgaaacactgccctgtcctatgccatccttgcaatcgatgttatgcttgagctcattgttgcagccactgtgtcaatccacctttgttgagggtcttcctcttttctgctgaccccgtactctgccaagcatgatgtccttctccagggactgatccctcctgacaacatgtccaaagtatgtaagacgcagtctcgccatcctcacctctaaggagcattctggccacacttcctccaagacagaattgttcattcttttggcattccatggtatattcaatatctttgccaacaccacaattcaaaggcgtcgactcttcttctatcttccttattcattttccagcttccacatgctatgatgtgattgaaaataccatggcttgggtcaggcgtaccttagtcttcagggtgaggtctttgctcttcaacattttgaagagggcctttgcagcagatttgcccactgcaatgcgtcttttgatttcttgactgctgcttccatggctgttgattgtggatccaagtaaaatgaaatccttgacaacttcaatcttttctccgtttatcatgatgttgctcattggtccagttgtgaggatttttattttctttatgttgaggtgtaatccatactgaaggctgtggcctttgatcttcattagtaagtgcttcaagtcctcttcactttcagcaagcaaggttgtgctatctgcataatgtaggttgttaatgagtcttcctccaatcctgataacccgttcttcttcatatagtccatcatacagattaaataggtatggtgaaagaatacaaccctgacgcacacctttcctgcctttgaaccaatcagtatccccttgttctgtctgaaaaactgcctcttgatctatgctaattttcctcttgagcacaattcagtgttctggaattcccattcttcccaatgttatccatagtttgttaggatccacacagtcgaatgcctttgcatagtcaataaaacacaggtaaacatccttctggcattctctgctttcagccaagatccatctgacatcagcaatgatatccctggttccacttcctcttctgaaaccagcctgaatttctggcagttccctgtcgatatactgctgcagccgcttttcaTTAATATCAtctatatagatagataggtagatatgttgttgttgttccaggAGCACTTGCTaacctcgtttttttttttttttttaattgtgatttaggtgaaagtttacagagcaaattagtttatcattaaacagttaatatacacattgttttgcaaCTTTGGTTACAAACCGCATGATATGCcaactctctctccttctccatcccaggttccctgtttccatttgttccattTTCCTGGCTCCTCctgcattctcatctttgcttctcagcTGTTGTGTCCATTAGTTTCCTATACATGATTGACCTAGGAAGCacttcctcacatgtattattgttgACCCTataaacctgtctaatctttggctgaaagatgaacctcaggaatgatttcaggactgagttaaaaggctgtcgGGGGCTATattctgggggtttctccagtctctgtcagagcagcatGCCtggtcctttgtgtgtgtgtatgaatttgaatttcgttctaaatttttctctcactctatccaggaccctctcttgtgatccctgccagagccaGGTGGTGGtaaatgggcaccatctagtttttctggcctcagtctggtgaacgttgtggtagttgtgtcccttagttctttgaactaatctttcccttgtgtctttggtcttctttattctcctttgctctagccaGAAtggaatttttatatatttttatttctctctccccctttttcttatataaaaattCTTAGGTTATATTTATCAAAAAACGAAAAACAACTCATTTTTGCTGAAAAAAAGTGCTTCTATCCATAAATCTTTTCAAAACTAAATGAACCCTATAAAATTAAccttatcaaaatattttttaacaattCCCAGGCTCTCATGATCCGATATACAAAAACGAATCCCAAACTCATACCTCCATCAATAGCATTTTTGCACATGGTAGAGCCGTGTATCCAACTGCTGGTAAGACTCCTGTCAATAAAACTTCATGTCTCCCAGGCACTTTAGAAAGGACATCtaatatttccttttcttcccagCATCTTTCATAGCTAAAGTTATTGTGTAAgaacatcatttttaaaaaattctttcagtAGTATTTAATATAGTTGGAATTAAGTAGACTTCCGtattgtttttatgtttctttCCGCGTATTACTGAAAGTTCTAGCACGGAGAGAATCGTGTTTGATTCATTCACCTGGATTTGACGGCAATTATATAATCTACCACTTACTCATTGGACACACATGGCATGAATACAATGAATGAGTGAGTAAATACATTTTACCATCTGTTCTCCAATTTCTTTTACAAAATTAGGGCTTTGATTTTATTCTTCAAGAATGAATTCAAGAAATTTTCTTTGATAAGAATTTATTACATAAGACATAATacaaatttaattaaataaataatagaaaggtggatatgttttataaattttaatacaATGTAAATTTGGAATTTTTTAAGACAAAAATGTAGATATTACAAATTTGGTAACAAGccagaaaaaatcaataaacataaataaataaataaataaatagggagGCAGACAGATAGTCAGGACAGTCATCTCCTAAAGACTGATGTCCTTGGAGCTGAATATTTTTCTCATATACTTTTTTAATACTGCTGTCAAAGAAATTGCTGGATTTAAACTCATAAATTGTGACTAGAGCAGAAATAAGCATCTTCTGAAATGACCAGAGATATGCATGCAAGTGCGATAGGGCATATCAGTCATTGTAAGTGAAGTCAAGATGAACTCATGTCACCATCCTTTGTTCTTAACCTTTCTTGCAATTTTGTCGAAGAAGAGAAGGATCTCCTGATTTCCACTCTGACAACTTCCCAGGCACACTCACTGTATTCCTTCTCTTTCAGATAGGAACAGATTCCCTCAAAGTACTCCTTCACAGCCACTTCAGGGGCCTCAATGGGCAGGACAGATTTTTCCTCTTCCGTTGCCTGCACGAAGCAGGTCTCCAAGTCTTTCTGCTGTTTAAGGAGTCCACTGAGGAGCTGGTGCAGGCGGGTAGTGTTCCAAGGAGAAAAGGAGTCCTTTCTATGGAAGAGTTCAAAGATCTGCTGGAGCATCTCGTGGAGGAAAGCGATGGCCTGGGCCTTCTGGAGCTGGCTGCCATCCACCATCTCCTGGGGGAATCTGAAGTCCTTTCTGTCATTCAGACAGAAGAAAGTGGGGAGTCTCTTCATTTGGTCCAGAAGGTCAACGGTTTTCTCACTAGCCAGGCTGTGGTTTTGAGGCAGATCACAGCCCAGAGATAGAGCAGGGCCACAGCCgaacaccaccagggctgtcaGTAAAGAGAGCAGGAGGGCCATTGGGAGAACTGAGGATGCTGCTGGCGCAACTGAGCTGGGCGTTTGGTTGAACCTTGGAACCTAGGTTCTCTGAAGACATTCGTTCTATCATGGCTTTTATATAGGGAACATAAGAGTTCTCATTTTCGAAACCATCCTCAATATTAAACTTTTGCTTCCCTTTTTTCGTTTTCATATAAGCATTTTCCATATGGCCTGAGAAGATGTCATCAAAGTCTAAATTTTTGCAATAGAACTTTAATTTTCTCAGTAAATTTCAGGTGTTCCAATGTAAGTGGATACTTGTAAAAAGCATCTTTGTCATATAGTCCACAATTTAGGTGGATATGTAAATACTCTTATACACACcatctatatgtatatacacacattacTCTTCTTTGTGCTGGGAACAAAGCCCTCATCCTGGGCTTTCTTTTTGCCCCCCTTACTTTACATAGGAAGTCAAAGTCAGACTCCCTCAGCCCCATGGCTTTTGTCACAAGTAAGCTCTTTAGGACAAAGCCTagattttgttctctgttttattCATAGCTGAGCCTGATGATTATTAGTGAATAAGAATCTCCAACTGTTCTCTACCTTCTACAATACAATCATGTAGGTCTGTGTGCTTTTGCTTCACCAGGGCCACAAGGTTAGTAGTTTAATAGCCATTGCCCTTTCTTTCCACTCTTTCTTACTGGATGTCTACAGTCCTCCTCAGGCTGTGCCAGTACCCGCAGCAGGAATCCTAGTTCCTTGCAGGTGCTTATGGGTGTAGAGATTCTAATTACAAGATGAATTTATTGTCAACCTTTCCCCAGCACTACCTcactcacaaggtaattatcacAGTGTAACACCCTCTCCTTTAGGGTGACAGAGTGTTCTTAAACAAAACTTCCCTGGACTCACTTGCTGAGGGCCACTGACCACATCCAGATGGCTTTAGACCCTTTTTACTGAGGAGGAATTTTTTGGTTGTCAAAATCATTAATtctggcggagccaagatggcggactaggcagacgttagctcggatccctcttacaacaaagacacggaaaaacaagtgaatcgatcacatacataacaatctacgaacgctgaacaacaaacacagatttagagacggagaacgaactaatacggggaagcagcgatagtttccagagcctggagccagagtaccagtcaggtacggcacaagcacagagacctgctccacccccctgaactaaccccgggagggggaccagctggttccacgggcggcgtgggacgcagccggtaggagaagtccccgggaggcagtgactgatcttggagcagaaagagcagcatccgagccggggaaccgtcccgcagggatttggactgcacgcaggtacgccataaacatggagagttgctccaccccctgaactaaccccaggaaggggaccagccgggtcgcgcgggcggcgtgggacgcagccggtaggagaagtccccgggaggcagcgactggtattggagtggggagaacagcgttccagccgggacactcggtcgcggcacaagcacagggagctactccacccatctgaactaaccccggcagggggcccacctggttcacgggggcggcacggccacgcggctggagagacgagaagtccccgggaggcagcgactgattttggagttgagagtgcaccgtcccagtaggggagccttgacgctgggcgtggggctggaagcggaggatctgaccgtgactccagcgggccagaccccctgggggcaatctccacacagccagcacacataggcgacgcgcccgcgggaatctcagatataacagtcattccaagcaagacaagcaactctggctatattctgaggtgctactctcctatctctctgttccctcccccaccctccccaggcggcttcattaacatctgaatagcctgagccagagggagaactctgaaagggatctgactgcattttttttttagcggattttctggaaaaactagtttcccagtgatggctcggagacaacaatccatatcaagccacttaaagaagcagaccgtgacagcttctccaaccccccaaacaaaagaatcaaaatctttcccaaatgaagatacaattttggaattatcagatacagaatataaaaaactaatttacagaatgcttaatgatatcacaaatgaaattaggatatctgcagaaaaagccaaggaacacactgataaaactgttgaagaactcaaaaagattattcaagaacatactggaaaaattaataagttgcaagaatccatagagagacaacacgtagaaatccaaaagattaacaataaaataacagaattagacaacacactaggaagtcagaggagcagactcgagcaattagaatgcagactgggacatctggaggaccagggaatcaacaccaacatagctgaaaaaaaatcagataaaagaattaaaaaaaatgaagaaaccctaagaattatgtgggactctatcaagaaggataacctgcgggtgattggagtcccagaacagggagaggggacagaaaacacagagaaaatagttgaagaacttctgacagaaaacttccctgacatcatgaaagacgaaaggatatctatccaagatgctcatcgaaccccatttaagattgatacaaaaagaaaaacaccaagacatattatcatcaaactcaccaaaaccaaagataaacagaagattttaaaagcagccagggagaaaagaaaggtttccttcaagggagaatcaataagaatatgttctgactactcagcagaaaccatgcaggcaagaagggaatgggacgacatatacagaacactgaaggagaaaaactgccaaccaaggatcatatatccagcaaaactctctctgaaatatgaaggggaaattaagatatttacagacaaacacaagtttagagaatttgcaaaaaccaaaccaaagctacaagaaatactaaaggatattgtttggtcacagaaccaataatatcagatatcagcacaacacaaggtcacaaaacagaacgtcctgatatcaactcaaatagggaaatcacaaaaacaaacaaattaagattaattaaaaaaaaaaaaatacacataacagggaatcatggaagtcaataggtaaaagatcacaataatcaaaaagagggactaaatacaggaggcattgaactgccatatggagagtgatacaaggcgatatagaacaatacaagttaggattttacttagaaaaataggggtatataatgaggtaacgacaaaaaggtataacaactctataactcaagataaaagccaagaaaaacgtaacgactcaactaacataaagtcaaacactatgaaaatgaggatctcacaatttactaagaaaaacgcctcagcacaaaaaagtatgtggaaaaatgaaattgtcaacaacacacataaaaaggcatcaaaatgacagcactaaaaacttatttatctataattaccctgaatgtaaatggactaaatgcaccaataaagagacagagagtcacagactggataaagaaacacgatccatctatatgctgcctacaagagacacaccttagacttagagacacaaacaaactaaaactcaaaggatggaaaaaagtatatcaagcaaacaataagcaaaaaagaagaggagtagcaatattaatttctgacaaaatagactttagacttaaatccaccacaaaggataaagaaggacactatataatgataaaagggacaattgatcaggaagacataaccatattaaatatttacgcacccaatgacagggctgcaagatacataaatcaaattttaacagaactgaaaagcgagatagatacctccacaattatagtaggagacttcaacacaccactttcggagaaggacaggacatccagtaagaagctcaacagagacacggaagatctaattacaacaatcaaccaacttgacctcattgacttatacagaactctccacccaacggctgcaaaatatacttttttttccagcgca
This DNA window, taken from Loxodonta africana isolate mLoxAfr1 chromosome 9, mLoxAfr1.hap2, whole genome shotgun sequence, encodes the following:
- the LOC135232368 gene encoding interferon omega-2-like, which translates into the protein MALLLSLLTALVVFGCGPALSLGCDLPQNHSLASEKTVDLLDQMKRLPTFFCLNDRKDFRFPQEMVDGSQLQKAQAIAFLHEMLQQIFELFHRKDSFSPWNTTRLHQLLSGLLKQQKDLETCFVQATEEEKSVLPIEAPEVAVKEYFEGICSYLKEKEYSECAWEVVRVEIRRSFSSSTKLQERLRTKDGDMSSS